TCACCTGTGTCAACAAGGCCTGCTCTTCTTCCGTCAGTGGCTCTCTTTCGTTCCTACGCTTCTTGCGGGCGGGCTTACTGGGCTCTTCCACTCCGGCTCCTGCATCCACAGCCGCTACTGGTGTTTTCACAACCGGAGCAGGTGCAGGCACGGGTTCCGGCTCATTCCTGTCGTCGGCCGATACTACCACTTTATCAAGGGCAGATGAAAACGAATTTCCCTGTTTATTAGCCGAATTGGTTTTAGCGGGGCCGGTTACAATTGCCTTATCAGCAAATGTTGTTTCCAGTTCTTTCTGGAGATTGGTCATCATCTCTTTCTTGGCAGTATCCAGTTCTGCCTGCGGAGGCACATCTGCCGCGGGTGTTGCCGGAGCGGCGTCTGCTACGGCAGGGGCATCTGAATTCGCCTTCAGCTCCCGGAAGGTCTGCAGATTATAAAGCGAATATCCGTCGCCCGCTTTTTTCAGCAGGAAACCCTGATCATTCTTTGCTATTCTAACGCTGAATTGTGCTTCCGGGGAAGCATTTTTAGGGAATCCTACAGTGATGGGAGCGGTTCCGGTCTCCAGCTGCGGGATGATAATATATCCCCGCTCTGTGGAGCTTAGTACCTTACCGTTGTACTTTACATAGAATGGTTGCCCCTTCTCACTCTGGATATAAACATAATGACGTTGTCCCTGCGCCATCCCACGGCTGAAAAGGAACATACACGCCAATACAGATATGGCTGTCCTGATTTTGCGATGCATACTATAAACTTGGTATAAAACTGTCCTTATGCAAATATTATTCCAGCACTACCAGCACTTCACCTTTTTCTACGGCGGTGCGTTCGGCAATCCTGATTTCCTTCACTACGGCATCCGATGCCGCCTTGAACACATTTTCCATTTTCATGGCTTCCAGTATCAACACCGGATCACCTTTGCGGATGGCCTGCCCCGGACTTACCAATACTTTCAGTACCAGTCCTGGCATAGGCGCTTTTATGTCGTTCACTTTCCGGGCCATGGCATCTTTAATACCCATAGAGGCCAATAGCTGATCAATAGGCTCTTCCAACGCCACTTCAAAGTGCTGCAGCCCGATTTGCAAGGTTACTGTTTTAGTGTCTCTGTCGATCCGTAAAACCTGGGCCTGGTAGCTATGACCATTCATGATAATACTGTAATCTCCTGTCGGTAACTGTACTGCCGACCAGTTTACTTCCTGATCGTTGCAGGTTAGTTTTTTATCATTATTAACGGCAAATACAGATTTACCGTTTACTGTTGCTTTGATCATATGCTATTTTATTGGCCTGTAACTGTAACAAAAATAGCATTTTTAACCACTTAGCTCGTTTTTAGCCCATTTGTTTAAATTTGATGCGTTTAAGTCGGCCAAGCCGATACATTTGTTTTAAATCGTTTTTTCCATGAATCAACATCTGAAGCAATCCCTGAAAGGAATGCTGGTCGGAGGAATGGCTATAATGGGGTTGAGTGCTTCGTTGCTTGCCCAATCAGACAAGTCTAACCTGGAAGACCCCGCATTAAACATCTACAGAGCAGCTGCCACCAAAGTAAATGACCTGGTACATACGAAACTGGATGTACGTTTCGATTACGCCAAAAGATACCTTTATGGTAAGGCCTGGATCACCCTCAAACCCCATTTCTATGCTACCGACTCCCTGACCCTCGATGCCAAAGGTATGGATATTAAGGAAGTAGCGCTGGTAAAAGGCAACAGGAATATTCCGTTGAAATACAGCTACGATAATATGCAGCTGCACATTGCACTCGACAAATCCTACAACGCTACCGAATCATACATTATACATATTAATTATACCTCCAAGCCCGATGAGCTGAAAGTCAAGGGCAGTGCGGCGATCACGGAGGCCAAAGGATTATACTTCATCAACCCCGACGGTAAAGATCCTAAAAAGCCTATCCAGATATGGACGCAGGGTGAAACAGAAAGTGCCTCAGCATGGTTTCCGACTATCGATAAAACCAACCAGAAATGTACTGAAGAGATCAGTATGACGGTAGAAAAGAAATACGTTACACTGTCGAACGGTAAACTGGTTAGCCAGAAGAATAACGCAGATGGTACCCGTACTGATACCTGGAAGATGGATCTGCCCCATTCCCCTTATCTCTTCATGATGGCGGTGGGTGAATATGCTATTGTAAAAGACAGCTGGCGTGGTAAGGAGGTAAATTATTATGTGGAAAAACCTTTCGAGAAATATGCGCGCAATATTTTCGGCAATACTCCGGAAATGCTCACCTTTTATTCTAAACTGCTGGGCTATGATTATCCCTGGGTAAAATACTCCCAGATCACCGGCCGCGACTATGTTTCAGGCGCAATGGAAAATACTACGGCCACATTGCACGGAGAGTTTCTTCAGAAAACAGACAGGGAACTGCTCGACAACAATAACTACAACGAATCTGTGATTGCGCACGAATTGTTTCACCACTGGTTCGGAGACCTGGCCACTGCTGAATCCTGGAGTAATCTCACGATGAACGAATCTTTCGCAGACTACAGTGAATACCTCTGGCTGGAGTACAAATATGGAAGGGATGCCGCTGATGAGCATAGCCTGGAAGCCACCCAATCGTATATGTCGATGGTACAATATTCTGGTGATAAAG
The genomic region above belongs to Chitinophaga sp. 180180018-3 and contains:
- a CDS encoding acetyl-CoA carboxylase biotin carboxyl carrier protein subunit — protein: MIKATVNGKSVFAVNNDKKLTCNDQEVNWSAVQLPTGDYSIIMNGHSYQAQVLRIDRDTKTVTLQIGLQHFEVALEEPIDQLLASMGIKDAMARKVNDIKAPMPGLVLKVLVSPGQAIRKGDPVLILEAMKMENVFKAASDAVVKEIRIAERTAVEKGEVLVVLE